A single genomic interval of Dysidea avara chromosome 6, odDysAvar1.4, whole genome shotgun sequence harbors:
- the LOC136258716 gene encoding tripartite motif-containing protein 2-like: protein MAAKEVKKPTTNLTCPVCYQLFKNPKYLPCYHSYCEECLEKMVVQSKITCPECRQEAVVPAGGVKELASNFFINCMVDELVLQRKVEGEEEVKCDECDEDEPVVSYCPECNVFLCNFCNDNHKRNKRFRGHGIVTFTELRSNKDVHLQAKAVVLMCKKHDTELFFYCETCEQLVCLYCTVKDHNGHNYDTVKKMAGKHRQEIEEISAPVEKMITSLSKARDNIDKMRVKIRQQGEEVNKKIDQHYSELVQKLMEQKVQLKQEVDDTVSQKEKVMTTQLEEVEYVQAEMLSMKELKDAVEKSSDQEALSAKKQVIDRMQQLTDKYQKLSTLPVQSTVLQYVPGKDLLPHVGQLFTHVDPAASEVVNIPNEVIVGSPLSVGSPKVEFTIITKYSIGHPCSTGDSQVSVQVQSSTGEVTATQVRDNNDGSYTASFVAQQTGEMKVSIFVNGQHIKESPYNIVVVYKYAAMNKPSKIVNYSGSMGEPWGIAFGQNGTWAVADHSNNCVYIYDDHNRLIKQSGFLDYPTGIAFDNDNSLFVSEWLGHRVKKLDINGNCLLQFGSQGSAEGQLHFPCGITVHNNRVYVAEDSNQCISVFQTNGQFCQRIGEGNLSVPRDVIVHDNQLFIADKGHCCVYIFTIDGTYISKFDAQANGQDLLSEPWSIDADPACFLLVAEYANHCISVFDKAGKFLCCFGSEGSADGQFKQPNYVAVSPDGKVYVSDGGNKRIQIFSVV from the coding sequence ATGGCTGCTAAGGAAGTAAAGAAACCTACTACAAACTTGACATGCCCAGTCTGTTACCAGTTGTTCAAAAACCCCAAGTATCTGCCATGTTATCATTCCTATTGTGAAGAGTGTCTGGAGAAGATGGTGGTACAGTCCAAGATCACATGTCCCGAGTGTAGACAGGAAGCAGTTGTTCCTGCAGGAGGAGTGAAGGAATTGGCTAGCAATTTCTTCATCAATTGTATGGTGGATGAGTTGGTACTACAACGTAAAGTGGAGGGTGAAGAAGAAGTGAAGTGTGATGAGTGTGATGAAGATGAGCCAGTGGTGTCTTACTGTCCAGAGTGTAATGTATTTTTATGTAATTTTTGTAATGATAACCACAAACGCAACAAAAGATTTCGTGGCCATGGTATAGTGACTTTTACAGAATTGAGATCCAATAAAGATGTTCACCTTCAAGCTAAGGCTGTAGTTCTGATGTGCAAGAAACATGACACAGAGTTGTTCTTCTACTGTGAGACATGTGAGCAATTGGTGtgtttgtactgtactgtgaagGATCACAATGGACACAATTATGACACTGTTAAGAAGATGGCTGGCAAGCACAGACAGGAAATAGAGGAGATCAGTGCTCCAGTAGAAAAAATGATTACAAGTCTCTCTAAGGCTCGTGATAACATTGACAAGATGAGGGTGAAGATAAGACAACAAGGTGAAGAAGTGAATAAGAAGATTGATCAGCATTATAGTGAACTGGTCCAAAAGTTAATGGAACAGAAAGTACAGTTAAAACAAGAAGTAGATGACACAGTGTCACAGAAGGAGAAAGTAATGACAACACAACTAGAAGAAGTGGAGTATGTCCAAGCAGAAATGTTGAGTATGAAGGAACTGAAAGATGCTGTGGAGAAGAGCTCTGACCAAGAGGCATTGTCTGCAAAGAAACAAGTGATTGATCGCATGCAACAACTAACTGACAAATACCAGAAACTCAGCACTCTACCTGTACAATCCACTGTATTGCAGTATGTACCTGGCAAAGATTTATTACCACATGTTGGTCAGTTATTCACACATGTTGATCCAGCAGCCTCTGAGGTGGTAAATATTCCTAATGAGGTGATAGTAGGTTCACCATTATCAGTAGGTTCACCAAAGGTAGAGTTCACCATCATCACGAAGTATTCTATTGGTCATCCCTGCTCCACAGGAGATAGTCAAGTATCAGTACAGGTACAATCCAGTACTGGAGAAGTGACAGCTACACAAGTTAGGGATAACAATGATGGTAGCTACACTGCTTCTTTTGTAGCTCAGCAAACCGGAGAGATGAAGGTGTCAATATTTGTCAATGGGCAACACATTAAAGAAAGTCCTTACAACATTGTTGTGGTTTACAAATATGCTGCCATGAACAAACCTAGCAAAATTGTAAACTACAGTGGTAGTATGGGTGAACCCTGGGGAATTGCATTTGGCCAGAATGGTACATGGGCAGTTGCTGACCACTCCAACAATTGTGTATATATTTATGATGACCACAATCGGTTGATCAAGCAATCGGGTTTTCTTGATTATCCTACGGGTATTGCctttgacaatgacaatagcctGTTTGTATCTGAATGGCTTGGACATAGAGTAAAGAAGCTTGACATCAATGGAAACTGCTTGCTCCAGTTTGGCAGCCAAGGAAGTGCTGAAGGCCAATTACACTTTCCTTGTGGTATCACAGTACACAACAATAGAGTATATGTTGCAGAGGATAGTAATCAATGTATATCAGTGTTCCAAACTAATGGTCAGTTTTGTCAGAGAATTGGTGAAGGAAATTTAAGTGTGCCTCGTGATGTAATTGTTCATGACAACCAACTGTTCATTGCTGACAAAGGTCACTGTTGTGTATACATATTTACAATTGATGGTACTTACATAAGCAAATTTGATGCACAGGCAAATGGACAGGATCTACTGAGTGAGCCATGGAGTATTGATGCTGATCCAGCATGTTTCCTATTAGTTGCTGAGTATGCAAATCATTGTATATCAGTCTTTGATAAAGCTGGAAAATTCTTGTGTTGTTTTGGATCCGAAGGATCAGCTGATGGCCAGTTTAAGCAACCGAATTATGTTGCAGTCAGTCCTGATGGTAAAGTATATGTTAGTGATGGTGGCAACAAAAGAATTCAAATATTTTCTGTTGTATAA